A DNA window from Vidua macroura isolate BioBank_ID:100142 chromosome 28, ASM2450914v1, whole genome shotgun sequence contains the following coding sequences:
- the CIAO1 gene encoding probable cytosolic iron-sulfur protein assembly protein CIAO1 codes for MPEALSLLCRVSAHPESRCWALAWSPSGALLASCGGDRTVRVWGRDGVGWACRAVLADGHQRTVRRVAWSPCGHFLASASFDGTTCVWRRHEHGFEVVATLEGHENEVKAVAWAPSGALLATCSRDKSVWVWEVDEEEQEFECVSVLSAHSQDVKHVVWHPSQELLASASYDDTVRLYREDEDDWVCCATLEGHTSTVWAVAWERSGQRLVSCSDDRTLRVWQRSPAHVMSPMSPMSPGGGTEHSWQCVCTLSGYHGRSIYDVAWCHLTGAVATACGDDAVRVFEEVAPASPGSPVTFGLAAQVPRAHAQDANGVAWHPREPGLLASCGDDGDVAFWRYQRPDGL; via the exons ATGCCCGAGGCGCTGTCGCTGCTGTGCCGCGTGTCCGCGCACCCCGAGTCCCGCTGCTGGGCCCTGGCCTGGAGCCCCAGCGGGGCCCTGCTGGCGTCCTGCGGCGGGGACCGGACCGTGCGCGTCTGGGGCCGCGACG gcgTGGGCTGGGCGTGCCGGGCGGTGCTGGCTGACGGGCACCAGCGCACCGTGCGCCGCGTGGCCTGGTCGCCCTGCGGGCACTTCCTGGCCTCGGCCAGCTTCGACGGCACCACCTGCGTGTGGAGGCGGCACGAGCACGGCTTCGAG GTGGTGGCCACGCTGGAGGGGCACGAGAACGAGGTGAAGGCCGTGGCCTGGGCACCCTCGGGGGCACTGCTGGCCACCTGCAGCCGCGACAAGAGCGTCTGGGTCTGGGAGg tggacgaggaggagcaggagttcgagtgtgtcAGCGTGCTGAGCGCCCACAGCCAGGACGTCAAACACGTGGTGTGGCACCCCAGCCAGGag CTGCTGGCCAGCGCCAGCTACGACGACACGGTGCGGCTGTACCGCGAGGACGAGGACGACTGGGTgtgctgtgccaccctggagggACACACGTCCACCGTGTGGGCAGTGGCCTGGGAGCGCTCCGGCCAGCGCCTGGTGTCCTGCAGCGATGACCGCACCCTGCGCGTGTGGCAGCGCAGCCCGGCACACG tgatgtccccaatgtccccaatgtccccaggcGGTGGCACGGAGCACAGCTGGCAGTGTGTGTGCACCCTGTCCGGGTACCACGGGCGCAGCATCTACGACGTGGCCTG GTGCCACCTGACGGGCGCGGTGGCCACGGCGTGCGGTGACGACGCCGTGCGGGTGTTCGAGGAGGTGGCCCCGGCGTCCCCGGGCTCCCCGGTGACGTTCGGGCTGGCGGCGCAGGTGCCGCGGGCGCACGCGCAGGACGCCAACGGCGTGGCCTGGCACCCGCGGGAGCCGGGGCTGCTGGCGTCCTGCGGCGACGACGGCGACGTCGCCTTCTGGCGCTACCAGCGCCCCGACGGCCTCTGA